A window from Aerosakkonema funiforme FACHB-1375 encodes these proteins:
- a CDS encoding GAF domain-containing protein has protein sequence MTLPNTGSVLATLTQLTQVHRTHALLHRVKTLSVPEFVCLLDFITAEFQQFLRAIDLINNEALETMLERTLEAITLKIGQILQADRTTIFLVDTDKGQLWSKISTAENEKPLEIRLPMNAGVAGHVATTGACLNISDAYNHPLFNPELDKQINYYTRNILCMPILSSKEQVVAVVQLTNKAGNVPFNSEDEQSFRDFAASIGIILESCQSFYVAARKQRGAAALLEAIQTLGKSLDLETTLQSVMDQARKLMQADRSTLFLLRRENNELWSKVTAADGKTMLEIRIPANRGIAGYVASTGQPLNIPDAYKDPRFDPSTDKRTGYITRNILCLPVFNSSSNLIGVTQLINKNQGSFTSSDEEFMRAFNIQAGIALENAKLFESVLLEKQYQKDILQSLSDAVISTDMEGRIVTINDAALELLGCPLQHASGKINKQVWEQKLMGRLVWEVVPIENLQMRLQDSLKYAAKHYVPEQSLTVGLWIEPSEDNLEGVKESSPQTASHESTNNQHSKTEEDTKYYILVIRDRTNPDIFIPWNESTTGDGAIPTRPYIPKEKVREIERSLNLTVNPLTNPEGGVRGGLVVLEDISQEKRMKTTLYRYMTPGVAERVMAQAEDSLMVGERKEVTILFSDIRGYTTLTENLGAAEVVSLLNQYFETMVEAVFNHEGTLDKFIGDALMAVFGAPLPLKDHAWLSVQTALDMRKRLAIFNHRRIIAAQPQIHIGIGISSGEVVSGNIGSQKRMDYTVIGDGVNLSSRLEGVTKEYGCDIILSEFTYNLCRDRIWVRELDKIRVKGKHEAVTIYELIGNRTQPLEDPTQEFLGYYNAGREAYLARDFYRAIANFETALKIRPFDQAISVHIERAKKYILDPPPEHWDGVHTMATK, from the coding sequence ATGACACTCCCGAACACTGGTAGCGTCCTGGCGACGTTGACTCAGTTGACTCAAGTGCATCGCACTCATGCACTGTTGCATCGCGTCAAAACTCTTTCAGTTCCGGAATTTGTCTGCTTACTCGACTTTATTACCGCCGAATTCCAGCAATTTCTGAGGGCAATCGATTTAATCAATAACGAAGCCCTAGAAACCATGCTGGAGAGGACTCTAGAGGCAATTACGCTCAAAATCGGCCAAATTCTGCAAGCAGATCGGACTACGATCTTTTTGGTAGATACCGATAAAGGCCAACTATGGTCAAAAATATCTACAGCCGAAAATGAAAAGCCTTTAGAAATTCGGTTGCCGATGAACGCGGGGGTAGCAGGTCACGTAGCTACAACAGGTGCTTGTCTGAATATCTCCGATGCCTACAATCACCCCTTATTTAACCCGGAATTAGACAAACAAATCAACTATTACACCCGCAACATCCTTTGTATGCCTATCCTCAGCAGCAAAGAGCAGGTAGTAGCAGTTGTACAGCTGACCAACAAAGCTGGGAATGTACCTTTTAATAGCGAGGACGAACAAAGTTTTCGCGATTTTGCCGCCTCGATCGGCATTATCCTAGAAAGCTGTCAGTCCTTTTATGTCGCCGCCCGCAAACAGCGCGGTGCAGCAGCCCTACTGGAAGCGATCCAAACTCTGGGCAAGAGTTTAGACTTAGAAACAACTCTGCAATCAGTCATGGATCAAGCTCGCAAACTGATGCAGGCCGATCGCAGTACTCTATTCTTACTCAGAAGAGAAAACAACGAACTCTGGAGCAAGGTAACCGCCGCAGATGGCAAAACTATGCTGGAAATCCGCATTCCCGCAAATAGAGGGATCGCCGGTTACGTTGCTTCTACAGGTCAGCCGCTGAACATTCCCGACGCCTACAAAGATCCTCGCTTCGACCCCAGCACAGACAAGCGTACCGGTTACATCACCCGCAATATCCTCTGTTTGCCAGTATTTAACTCTAGCAGCAACCTGATCGGGGTTACCCAACTGATTAACAAAAACCAGGGTAGCTTCACCAGCTCGGATGAAGAATTTATGCGAGCATTTAATATTCAAGCTGGGATCGCGTTAGAAAATGCCAAATTATTTGAAAGTGTACTTTTAGAGAAGCAATATCAAAAGGATATCCTGCAAAGCCTCTCAGATGCAGTGATTTCCACCGATATGGAAGGTCGGATCGTCACGATCAACGATGCCGCTCTAGAATTGCTGGGTTGTCCCCTTCAACACGCTAGCGGTAAAATCAACAAGCAAGTTTGGGAGCAAAAATTGATGGGTCGCCTCGTTTGGGAGGTAGTGCCGATCGAAAATCTGCAAATGCGGTTGCAGGATAGCCTCAAATATGCAGCAAAACACTATGTTCCAGAACAAAGCTTGACCGTGGGTTTGTGGATCGAACCTTCAGAGGACAACTTAGAAGGTGTCAAGGAATCTTCGCCGCAGACCGCATCCCACGAATCTACCAACAACCAACACTCCAAAACAGAAGAAGATACAAAATACTACATTCTCGTTATTCGCGATCGCACCAATCCAGATATTTTCATTCCCTGGAACGAATCTACTACAGGTGACGGTGCCATCCCAACTCGTCCTTACATCCCGAAGGAAAAAGTTAGGGAAATCGAACGCAGCCTCAATTTGACTGTCAACCCCCTCACTAACCCAGAAGGAGGCGTGCGCGGCGGTTTGGTAGTCCTGGAAGACATCTCCCAAGAAAAACGGATGAAAACTACCCTCTACCGCTACATGACCCCCGGTGTAGCCGAACGGGTAATGGCACAAGCTGAAGATTCCTTAATGGTAGGAGAACGCAAAGAAGTCACCATTTTATTTTCCGATATTCGCGGTTACACTACCCTAACGGAAAATCTGGGAGCGGCTGAAGTGGTATCGCTGCTGAATCAGTACTTTGAAACAATGGTAGAAGCAGTCTTTAACCACGAGGGTACGTTAGATAAGTTTATTGGGGACGCTCTTATGGCCGTTTTTGGTGCGCCGCTACCCCTGAAAGACCATGCTTGGTTGTCCGTACAAACCGCCCTAGATATGCGGAAACGCCTTGCGATATTCAACCACCGCCGTATTATTGCCGCCCAACCGCAAATCCATATCGGCATTGGCATCAGTTCCGGAGAAGTCGTTTCTGGCAATATCGGTTCTCAAAAACGAATGGACTATACGGTAATTGGCGATGGAGTTAACCTCAGTTCTCGTTTGGAAGGCGTTACCAAAGAGTACGGTTGCGATATTATTTTGAGCGAGTTTACTTATAACCTTTGTCGCGATCGCATTTGGGTACGGGAACTCGATAAAATCAGAGTGAAGGGAAAGCACGAAGCGGTCACTATCTATGAATTGATTGGCAATCGCACTCAACCCCTGGAAGACCCAACCCAAGAATTTTTGGGTTATTACAATGCCGGACGAGAAGCTTACCTTGCCAGAGACTTTTATCGGGCAATTGCTAACTTTGAAACTGCTCTGAAGATTCGTCCCTTTGACCAAGCGATCTCCGTCCATATAGAACGAGCTAAAAAATATATATTAGATCCACCTCCCGAACATTGGGATGGCGTTCATACAATGGCAACAAAGTAA
- the purC gene encoding phosphoribosylaminoimidazolesuccinocarboxamide synthase encodes MNEKLYEGKAKILYPTDDPEILLTVFKDDATAFNAQKRGTIAGKGEINCKISAHLFQMLEGKGIPTHFIDTPAPNQMRVRRVQILPLEVVVRNIAAGSLCKQTGLPEGTILKQPLVEFYYKNDGLGDPLLTRDRLFLLELATPEQVDRLQALSREINVILGNFFNECGITLVDFKLEFGVDNRQKLLLADEISPDTCRLWNQSETDPNRRVLDKDRFRRDLGDVESAYEQVLARVLGVRS; translated from the coding sequence ATGAACGAAAAGCTATACGAAGGCAAAGCCAAAATACTTTACCCTACAGATGACCCGGAAATTCTGCTGACCGTCTTTAAAGATGATGCCACCGCGTTTAATGCACAGAAGCGGGGCACTATTGCTGGCAAAGGCGAGATCAACTGTAAAATCTCGGCTCATTTGTTTCAAATGTTAGAGGGTAAGGGCATTCCTACCCATTTTATCGATACTCCTGCGCCCAACCAAATGCGCGTCCGGCGAGTGCAAATTTTACCTTTAGAAGTGGTAGTCAGAAACATCGCTGCTGGCAGTCTTTGCAAACAAACTGGGTTGCCAGAAGGGACAATTCTCAAACAACCTTTGGTGGAATTTTACTATAAGAATGATGGTTTGGGAGACCCTCTCCTGACACGCGATCGCCTCTTCTTATTGGAACTTGCTACCCCAGAACAAGTCGATCGCCTCCAAGCTCTCTCTAGGGAAATTAATGTAATTCTCGGTAACTTTTTTAACGAGTGCGGCATTACCTTGGTAGACTTCAAACTTGAGTTTGGTGTTGACAATCGACAAAAACTGCTTTTAGCTGATGAAATCAGCCCCGACACCTGTCGTTTGTGGAACCAGTCCGAAACCGATCCCAACCGCCGCGTCTTGGATAAAGACCGCTTCCGCCGCGATTTGGGAGATGTAGAAAGCGCTTATGAGCAAGTACTTGCAAGAGTTCTAGGGGTTAGGAGTTAG
- a CDS encoding coiled-coil domain-containing protein, which translates to MVYENAALIILLVVLLVVLLIYVRLRNGNNQQDDNGLEAQTVELRQIRNQLQQVNNLFATVVVQHLAEYKQKEAELDVATNEKESLKQTLQDLQQQMASVKNERDGARETLTKLHLENTLLEQKFNQLESHNKALLQELSASFSGQDIEFITWELLIQKIKGITNQFNEVIAHNQLLIKTNRDLQRERDVLRGELNQLKDNNAKLTQDNLQLRANKNSLESELRQTLDQIKPLENPKKKLEQEKTQLEIKFDALNKVESELRQAESEINQLKKELEELKQTKKNLEVEINQEKAQFTSVEQKVKHLENVKNQLNAALKQEKIKVVQLEERIKQLEEDPNHGLSEQEQEYFHYYYDQSHILDEVSLLRLYNDLVYFVQESLNCSGIEELDDWEKTEEFYVELISRVCFIDTILVTKIESLEDEFSFISKENNNYDLADTFSYPGKFLFWSNGTVRWELSSFLNK; encoded by the coding sequence ATGGTTTACGAAAATGCTGCTTTAATTATTCTATTAGTCGTCCTGCTAGTCGTCCTGCTAATTTATGTGCGACTCCGCAACGGTAATAACCAGCAAGATGATAATGGACTTGAAGCGCAGACGGTTGAGCTTAGGCAAATAAGGAACCAATTACAACAAGTCAATAACTTATTTGCCACCGTTGTAGTTCAACACCTTGCTGAGTATAAACAGAAAGAGGCAGAACTGGATGTAGCTACTAACGAGAAGGAATCTTTGAAGCAGACACTTCAAGATTTACAACAGCAGATGGCAAGCGTTAAGAACGAACGTGATGGAGCTAGGGAAACCTTAACAAAGCTGCACCTTGAGAATACGCTCCTTGAACAAAAATTTAATCAGTTAGAATCTCATAATAAAGCTCTCCTTCAGGAACTCAGTGCTTCTTTCAGCGGTCAAGATATAGAGTTTATAACCTGGGAGCTTTTAATTCAAAAAATTAAAGGAATTACTAACCAGTTTAATGAAGTAATAGCTCATAATCAGTTACTTATTAAAACCAATAGAGACTTACAGCGAGAAAGAGATGTTTTGAGAGGAGAGTTAAATCAACTTAAAGATAATAATGCTAAATTGACTCAAGATAATTTACAACTCCGAGCCAACAAAAACTCTTTAGAATCAGAACTAAGACAAACACTAGACCAAATTAAACCTTTAGAAAACCCCAAGAAAAAGCTAGAGCAAGAAAAAACGCAATTAGAAATAAAGTTTGATGCTTTAAACAAAGTAGAATCTGAGCTTCGTCAGGCAGAATCAGAAATTAACCAGCTAAAAAAGGAACTTGAAGAACTGAAACAAACTAAAAAGAACTTAGAAGTAGAGATCAACCAAGAAAAGGCTCAATTTACATCTGTTGAGCAAAAAGTTAAACATTTGGAAAACGTCAAAAATCAATTAAATGCAGCTCTGAAGCAGGAAAAAATTAAAGTTGTGCAGTTAGAGGAGAGGATAAAGCAACTAGAAGAAGATCCTAATCATGGTTTATCCGAGCAGGAGCAAGAATACTTCCATTATTATTATGATCAGTCACATATACTTGACGAAGTAAGTTTGTTAAGATTGTACAACGATTTAGTATATTTTGTTCAAGAATCTTTGAACTGTTCAGGCATAGAAGAATTAGATGATTGGGAAAAAACTGAAGAGTTTTATGTAGAACTTATAAGTAGGGTTTGTTTTATCGATACCATACTCGTCACTAAAATTGAATCCTTAGAAGATGAATTTTCCTTCATCTCCAAGGAAAATAATAATTATGATTTAGCTGATACCTTTAGCTACCCGGGTAAATTTTTGTTTTGGAGTAATGGCACAGTGCGTTGGGAACTAAGTTCTTTCCTTAATAAGTAG
- a CDS encoding glycosyltransferase family 4 protein, producing MRIALFTETFLPKVDGIVTRLRHTVEHLQRSGDEVLIFSPDYGLDEYKGARIYGVPGFPLPMYPELKLAPPRPAIGHALEKFQPDIIHVVNPAILGLGGLFYGKMLKIPLIASYHTHLPQYLQHYGLGMLEGLLWELLKSAHNQAQLNLCTSMAMVEELRNHGIERVDLWQRGVDTEMFDPDLASKEMRSRLSQGHPDSPLLIYVGRLGAEKEIDRIKPLLEAIPNARLALVGNGPHREALEKLFADTPTNFVGYLHGKELASAYASADAFIFPSRTETLGLVLLEAMAAGCPVVAARSGGIPDIVTDGVNGYLFDPTDEQGAIAATQRLLAHPEERETLRANARREAERWSWAAATRQLQRYYQSAIFSQSMPLAA from the coding sequence ATGCGAATCGCCCTTTTCACCGAAACCTTTTTGCCCAAAGTTGACGGGATTGTCACCCGCCTGCGCCACACCGTCGAACACCTCCAGCGCAGTGGCGACGAAGTATTAATTTTTTCACCAGACTACGGCTTGGACGAATATAAAGGAGCGAGAATTTACGGGGTTCCCGGCTTTCCGCTACCCATGTATCCAGAGTTAAAATTAGCACCGCCGAGACCTGCGATCGGTCACGCCCTAGAAAAGTTTCAGCCGGATATCATTCACGTTGTCAACCCAGCTATTTTGGGATTGGGCGGTTTGTTCTACGGAAAAATGCTGAAAATTCCACTCATAGCTTCCTATCATACCCATTTACCTCAGTATTTGCAACACTACGGATTGGGAATGCTGGAAGGTTTACTGTGGGAATTGCTCAAATCAGCCCACAATCAAGCGCAGTTAAATTTGTGTACCTCAATGGCAATGGTGGAAGAACTGAGAAACCACGGCATTGAGCGAGTAGACTTGTGGCAGCGGGGAGTAGATACGGAAATGTTCGATCCCGACTTAGCAAGTAAAGAAATGCGATCGCGCCTCAGTCAGGGACACCCGGATAGCCCGCTGCTCATCTATGTAGGTCGTCTGGGTGCGGAAAAAGAAATCGATCGCATCAAACCTCTATTAGAAGCCATACCCAACGCCCGCCTAGCCTTAGTCGGGAATGGCCCTCATCGCGAAGCCTTAGAAAAACTCTTTGCCGACACACCCACCAACTTCGTCGGCTATCTGCACGGTAAAGAACTCGCCTCCGCCTATGCTTCCGCCGACGCCTTTATCTTCCCCTCCCGTACCGAAACCTTGGGATTGGTGTTGTTAGAAGCAATGGCAGCAGGCTGTCCCGTAGTAGCGGCGCGTTCCGGCGGTATTCCCGATATAGTCACAGATGGAGTCAACGGCTACCTATTCGATCCTACCGACGAACAAGGAGCGATCGCAGCTACCCAACGCCTGTTAGCTCATCCAGAAGAACGCGAAACCCTACGCGCCAACGCCCGCCGAGAAGCAGAACGCTGGAGCTGGGCAGCTGCAACCCGCCAACTACAACGCTACTATCAATCTGCGATTTTTTCCCAGTCAATGCCATTAGCAGCCTGA